From the Excalfactoria chinensis isolate bCotChi1 chromosome 1, bCotChi1.hap2, whole genome shotgun sequence genome, one window contains:
- the LPAR5 gene encoding lysophosphatidic acid receptor 5, with the protein MSAANVSQPCKDYSFYHKLLLPGYILIFITGLTLNVVALWIFVRYLRLKSVVMIYMFNLAMSDLTFTLPLPLRLYYYFNHEWPFGNTLCQVSGSVFQINMYGSCIFLMCINLDRYIAIVHPLRWRHLRRPKVARLLCLVVWVVILMGSIPTAIIHKQNHCESHNQTTYLCFESFSDDMWQKNLFPLVVLAEILGFLLPLSSVTYCSIQIFRELCQARQPKTLRQQKTVRLLLVNLVIFVIFFVPYNTTLAVYGLIKARVIDVEKQMQTSVREVLIVTMMLASMNCTLDPLIYYFSTEGFRNTFKKLRRGQTWHSDTVMIRSQVVEQKSTRNHAASAAKQLPSENFHCPSESVPALPTTVFLNGPIEDSEI; encoded by the coding sequence ATGTCAGCTGCCAATGTGTCTCAGCCATGCAAGGATTACAGCTTCTACCACAAACTCCTCCTGCCTGGCTACATTCTGATATTCATCACAGGCTTGACACTGAATGTGGTGGCCCTGTGGATATTTGTTCGCTACCTGCGCCTGAAATCAGTGGTGATGATCTACATGTTCAATCTGGCCATGAGTGACCTCACCTTCACGCTCCCTCTACCACTGCGGCTCTACTACTACTTCAACCATGAGTGGCCCTTTGGCAACACCCTGTGCCAGGTCTCTGGCTCTGTCTTTCAGATCAACATGTACGGTAGCTGCATCTTCCTCATGTGCATCAACCTGGATCGCTATATTGCCATTGTGCACCCACTTCGCTGGCGGCACCTGCGGCGTCCCAAGGTGGCCAGGCTCCTTTGCCTGGTGGTCTGGGTCGTGATCCTCATGGGCTCCATCCCCACAGCCATAATCCACAAGCAAAACCACTGTGAGTCACATAACCAGACTACTTACCTGTGCTTTGAAAGCTTTAGTGACGACATGTGGCAGAAAAACCTCTTCCCTCTGGTTGTCCTGGCTGAAATCCTGGGTTTTCTCCTGCCTCTGAGCTCTGTGACATACTGTTCTATTCAGATCTTTCGGGAGCTCTGTCAGGCCAGGCAGCCTAAGACACTGCGGCAGCAGAAGACAGTTCGTCTCCTCTTGGTCAATCTGGTCATCTTTGTCATATTCTTTGTGCCCTACAATACTACCCTGGCTGTATATGGTTTGATAAAGGCCAGGGTGATTGATGTTGAGAAGCAAATGCAGACCTCCGTGCGTGAGGTGCTAATTGTGACAATGATGTTGGCCAGTATGAACTGCACACTGGACCCCCTGATCTACTATTTCAGTACCGAAGGTTTCCGTAACACCTTTAAGAAACTGCGGCGGGGACAAACCTGGCACTCAGATACAGTGATGATTAGGAGTCAGGTTGTGGAACAAAAGTCGACCCGAAACCACGCTGcctcagcagcaaagcagttaCCATCTGAAAACTTTCACTGTCCCAGTGAATCTGTGCCAGCACTTCCTACTACAGTATTTTTGAATGGCCCTATTGAGGACTCGGAAATTTAA